DNA from Elaeis guineensis isolate ETL-2024a chromosome 2, EG11, whole genome shotgun sequence:
TGATGCTTTGGTTACAGTACATCGGTATAGAATAACCATAACAATATTCCAAACTCATTAAGGGTTCCATTCTAAATGCTTGATTCGAATAACCTTGTCATATTATTTGGATTCATAtaataaacaaaataaaatagcCAAAATATTTATCTTAAATATATGGAGAGATAGGAATGCGTTTTATATTTCTATCAATATGCCAAGCCTAGATGGATCTGGAAGCATAAACATTTAAAAGTTCACGTGTAGGCTGGCTGTTTTCTTATTGGGaattatcctctttttttttggagGCAAAAGCCTCCCAAATTTTATTGAAAGCAAATATATTTACAAGATGAAGGGAAGAACAACAGGGGTAAACAGGGAATTATGATATTTCTTGATATGTGTGGGTGCAATGCGTTCAAGAGAATGATGGCTAATACGTAATAGTTTATTATTAGGAGTGTTATTTCATATAATCCCAATACTTCTGCACACAGTATTATGAGATGCACTCTTGGTCCTTTAGATTACTTATATTGTTTCACATAGTTCTAATATTGGCTTCTTGCAAGTGTAATTGAAATTACTCACTACTTACATCAAGATTAGATTTCAGGACCGATGAACAAGAAATTACATCGCATATTAGTGGTTAGATTATTTTCCTTCATGAATTCATGCATTTGTCTAGATATCCCTTTTTTTCCTGAATATTGTAAGCATTATGCATGCTGATTGACTGCTCCTATTGTGTTCTTAATTGGTTCATATCCTCTTCATTACTTTGCACCTTGAGAAAAGTCAACAAGAAGATGGCATACTTTAAGTTGtgaggaattttttttttgtcattacaGCTCATAGCATAATCTTCAAACCATTTTACAATATTTTGCTTGGGCCACTCTCAATTTTGAAAAGGAAAAAACAAAGCTTGATCTATAAGTGAAACTTATCTATTGAGACCATAAAGTCCTTCACGAGAAGTATAAAATTGCATGTTGTGACTATGTAACAAATTCTTGTTCTTTTATCTTCATATTAGACCTTCTAATATTTTAACATAGTAGGCTAGGGTATGCCAAAAGCATAAGTATaatgaataaaataatatattaagcaTATCACCAAGATAAGATGTCAAATTCATAGAACCAAAATTGGGAATGCTGACAACATACATTAGATCACCATATTATGTATCACTATAGTTTTATAGATCACCATATTATGTATCACTATGCTTCACTAAGTCAATCTTATGTTTGTAAGCTTTTAGGAAAAATAACATAAAAGGATCGATATGGTTGGAAAAGCACGACTGATCATATGATTAACACTAGCAAATTAAATCAGACGGATATCAAAAAGAATATGGCATGTCAGATGACACCATATGAACCAGGAGGTCTAAACATTGGTAGGAAACTTGCAGAAATTAATTAGTTTTTCACCTATCTTATTTAGGATGTTACAGTGACCCATACAGAATTTATGCCATTAGGATTTGCCCCTTCTTTGTTGCTACAAAATATTTTTCACCATTAACAAATGTCTTAATTAATGTATTAGTGGCTTGGAACTATATACTAACCATAATTTTTTACAAGAAGTTAAACCCGACATGCTTCCATCAAGAATTCGAAGcctaggtcatggataaataagGAATAAATTGTCTGGATTATTAATATTCAGATGAAAGTCACAAATACATTATCTATACAAATCAAAAAAAGTTTGATAAATGAACTCAAAAAAAAGGAATGGTTTGATAAGgtaattttatttgatgatacttAAGTCAAATCAGCAAGTCAAataataacatatatatatatatatatatatatatatatgtgtgtgtgtgtgtgtgtgtgtgtgtgtgtgtgtgtgtgtgcaaagTATAAAAATAATGGAGTGAAATAACATTACTTTATCTATACAAATCATATATCAATTTTGGTAGCAGACCTCGAATTCCTCataaacactttttttttttgagtaaaagcTCATAAACACCTCTAATGTGAGATGTTTGACATGAAGAAATCATGATATAGCATCACATAAAAAGCTGATATATCTGTTTGTTGGAATTTAATAAGTACTCCATGCACCACCTATATAAAAGACCAAAACATTAAAATTGCTTCAAACACATTCGAAAAATAGCACATATCTCACTCAACACCCCCACTACCACTGTTGAATTTCTATAAGAAATATTTGTTACTTTTGAAAAACAAAAGCATGGAATGACTAATGACATAGTTTCAATTATTAAACCCGCCACCGCTTTGACCCGAATAAGTTAACAATTAATCAGCCAAAACTAAACTCTCATGTGTGACAGGACTTCACAATTAAAGAAATAAGCTTTTCTAATCTCTACCCATCTTTCTTGACTTCAAAGCACAAGTGTCCCACAAGAAACAGCTATGAATAGAACCCAAGCAGGAATTCCCTCTTTTtggtatattataatattattatgtcAAATGTTAGTTAGCATCCATAGAGCAGACCAATCAAACATGACACCCCTGATCTAAAGCTTCCAAAGCCTTTGTGTGATCCCAGTTTTCTGCCAACCTCTCGCCATTCCGGAAATGCCCCTCCATTTATGTTCCCTGCTGACCTTCCTTTCCAACTTGTTCATCAGGGTGACCGTTGCACGTGGGCCGAAACCTCGGTTTCCCTTGCAAGGATTAAAAAAGTAAAGCTCTCCACCTGTGCTGAGAGCCTCCCCTCACCGTAAACTAATGCTTCACGACACCAGATGCACCAAATCGAAGCAAATGAGAATTGTAGGCCTATATTTTATGCTTCCATGAGTCCGTCCTACTTACGAATCACCTAAACTGTCATAAGAGTAGTAAATAACTCAGTCTAGTTGTTAGCACATCATGGATTTCCACAATCCAAGTTGTAAAACTTGTTTTAGGAACCTTCTAAGTtgccagagagagagaggggagggagggagggagagggctcCACCCCTCTGTCCACTGATAACTGACACTGTATGCAAGCATATATTTCTGGTCCCAAGCTGATATCTTTGTTAATTTGGTAAAAGATAGAGGACAATGGCAGCAGTACTGAGTATTGACTTTGTTGCTCCTTTGGGTGGGGGAGACCATGTGAAGGGAAGAGGAGCAGCAAAAAGCACTTACTAGGGAACTCCTTAAAAATTTCAGTAGCCTCTAATCAAATACAAGTCCAAATCactgtatgttttttttttttttgggttgcgaAATCCAAGTCATGATGTTTAATATAAAACTTCGCAAGTCTCATTCCTTATACTGAAACGAAGTAACAAAAAAGCTATGCATTAACTAGCAATAAAAACGAAGGTGCATTAAAAAGGTACTCAAAAcacaaaaaaaatgatggaaactTCGCTTTGAAgatccagagagagagagagagagatcaaaagGCATTCATTACACCAAAACTTTCTCTATACACAGACTATTTCCGCAGGCAGGCTGACCAGCCACACCATAGAATCAAAACCCAGAAGAAAGcaacatgaaataaaaataaaatgccaGCCAATAAATGACGAAACAAAAGGGTGATCACCCAGGAAGCAATTACACTACGAAATCCCTCTACAAGGATAGGTGATGTACCCAGATAAGGAAACGGACCGAATGCATGCCAAAAACATAAGCCCAGAAGCAAAAACCATTCTTAAAAATGTGCTAATAAGAGGAGTGAGAGCTTTTATTTATGAGTATAAGAACAAGGAGTactagagagagagtgagagagagagttttcttCTGATTTATTTCTCTCTGCTTTGGCTGCTACCCGTGACTGCCACTGCTGCACCATTCCTTTTCTGTGCTTTGGTAAGCAATGCTGCACCGTTCTTCACcatttgctgctgctgctgctttgCTGCGTcttcctttcctctctctctctctctctctctctctctctctctctctgtttatcTCTATCAACTTTTCCAGCCAAGTGTATATCTCttcactttgattgcagaaaggcCCTGCCACCAGATCCACTCGTATAAAAATTTCAATCGTCAGCTTATGAATTCAACACTGCTACACCTAATAAAGCCAAGACTCCTGTACCACAAGAACTGACTGGTTTATATGAGAAAGAGTGAGGGAATGATGGCCTTTAAGCACCAAGGCAGTCCTTGAATCCATATATAGAGCGCATTCATGTACTTCCCTACTTCAACTCACCACTCGAATGCATCAAAATCGCCTGCTCGTGCTTTGCCCAAAATGGAGTTTAGAACTTCATACTACCTTAACATTTTGTCCCTTTCTCTTAACTCGATAAGAAGAGTGTGGTAAACACGAAAAAACAAATGGATATTAGAGAGGGTGATAAAGTGCTTATACCTTTGAGGAAGGAGAATACTCACTCAAGCATTCGCCAGGAGTGGAGGGGGAAGATCAGAAGAATTGCCTAAAAAATTGTAGTACAATAGCCTTCTTCCTAAATTAGCTGAGATttgaactctttcttcaagacGATGGACCGATACCTCTCCTCCCCTCATCACTCCCAGCTCTTTGCTGCTGCTGTGGCTGTTCCGCATACTGCTGTGGCTGtggctgtggctgctgctgctggacTAGAAACGGAGTAGTCTCAATTGGCTGCGGCGAAACCAGCGCCAGCGCTGACGGCTGCCCGGCGGCCACTGCTACCGTCGCACCACCGCCGACCATCTGATTAAAACCTCGGCCATCGGCGGCGTACGCAGCGCCGAATCTTGCGAACTCTTGCTGCTGCTGCTCGTAGCTTCTCAGCATCTCTTGCTCTCGAACGGCGGCCACCGCCACCGCCATCTGCTGCGCCTCCGCCATCTGCTGCTGTTGTTGCTCCCTCATCAGCATCTGCGCATGGTGCGGCGATGCAGCGGTACCCCCGCCGGCAGCCAAACCAAGACCCATCCCGATCCCCATTCCCGGAACCCCGAAGGGCGGCGCTGACGATGGTGAAGCCCCCTGGAGGTGGAGATACTGGTGATGGTGGTGGGCGCCGCCGACAAGA
Protein-coding regions in this window:
- the LOC105032773 gene encoding uncharacterized protein → MSSSNSPCAACKFLRRKCTQGCVFAPYFPPDQPQKFANVHRVFGASNVAKLLNELSPAQREDAVNSLAYEAEARLRDPVYGCVGYISLLQHKLKQVQHDLYNAKKELSAYIGPAALGSFLPHAGHHHHHQAALVGGAHHHHQYLHLQGASPSSAPPFGVPGMGIGMGLGLAAGGGTAASPHHAQMLMREQQQQQMAEAQQMAVAVAAVREQEMLRSYEQQQQEFARFGAAYAADGRGFNQMVGGGATVAVAAGQPSALALVSPQPIETTPFLVQQQQPQPQPQQYAEQPQQQQRAGSDEGRRGIGPSS